One segment of Caldanaerobius polysaccharolyticus DSM 13641 DNA contains the following:
- a CDS encoding ribonuclease H-like YkuK family protein, whose protein sequence is MQFISPTRGRMNLDELCNDIIGFIKEDDKSEYTLIIGTDSQPGNNVCFVTAIIIYRKGKGARYYYRRFFNKKVNSLRQRIVMEATYSLDVANQVYEIISQKGYEYMNVEIHLDVGEKGKTRDIVKEVVSMVTGCGFLPHVKPDAYGASKVADKHSKYAI, encoded by the coding sequence TTGCAGTTTATTAGTCCTACCAGAGGTCGTATGAATTTAGATGAACTTTGCAATGATATAATTGGGTTTATAAAAGAAGACGACAAAAGTGAATACACCCTTATTATAGGTACAGATTCTCAGCCTGGTAACAACGTGTGTTTTGTCACAGCGATAATTATTTACAGGAAAGGTAAGGGAGCGAGGTACTATTACAGGAGGTTTTTTAATAAGAAAGTAAATTCCCTGCGCCAGAGGATTGTAATGGAGGCGACGTACAGCCTTGACGTTGCTAATCAGGTATACGAGATTATCTCACAGAAAGGGTACGAGTACATGAACGTGGAAATTCACCTGGATGTAGGTGAGAAGGGCAAGACCAGGGACATTGTGAAAGAGGTTGTAAGCATGGTGACAGGGTGCGGATTTTTGCCTCACGTAAAGCCTGACGCGTACGGGGCCAGTAAGGTAGCGGATAAGCATTCAAAGTACGCTATATGA
- a CDS encoding aldo/keto reductase translates to MEKRKFGKTGLETSILGFGGFHLLEIPADEAEYLLNRYLDQGGNYIETAASYGNGESERKIGRVVSRRRNEFILATKTGERTKKGCLDSLDRSLKNLDTDWVDLLIMHGVGTIEELDAILGPGGAIEGVQQAQKEGKVRFVGISMHGQPDVLIEALKRYPFDAVMTTINYYDRFNFPEIEDVLVPLAMEKQVAIILMKPIADGFLWRSAPMAFRYAMSQPVSVVVTGINTREMLEEDLRYANEFVPLAEEEKEEIFKNAIELGNYVCRQCSKCLPCPEGINIPEIFKLEGYYDRQMRDGVVRDPAEFALRDRLRFWFGNDKMARERYSQLDVKADRCTKCGQCMTRCPYNIDIIKKLHIADYKLGNKEIF, encoded by the coding sequence GTGGAAAAGAGAAAATTCGGCAAAACAGGTCTGGAAACTTCCATTTTGGGCTTTGGCGGTTTTCACCTTCTGGAGATACCCGCAGATGAAGCAGAGTACCTGTTAAATCGTTATCTTGACCAGGGTGGCAATTATATAGAGACAGCTGCCAGTTACGGCAACGGTGAATCAGAGAGGAAAATAGGTCGGGTTGTGTCTCGGAGGCGCAATGAATTTATTTTAGCCACCAAGACGGGGGAAAGGACTAAAAAAGGCTGCCTTGATAGCCTAGACAGGAGTTTAAAAAACCTTGACACCGATTGGGTTGATCTTCTTATTATGCATGGCGTGGGGACTATAGAAGAATTGGACGCCATATTGGGTCCCGGTGGCGCCATAGAAGGTGTGCAACAAGCCCAAAAAGAAGGTAAAGTGAGATTTGTGGGAATCTCCATGCACGGGCAACCTGACGTTTTGATAGAAGCTTTAAAACGCTATCCTTTTGATGCTGTTATGACTACAATAAACTACTATGATAGATTTAATTTCCCCGAAATCGAGGATGTCCTGGTGCCACTGGCAATGGAAAAACAGGTTGCCATAATATTGATGAAACCTATTGCTGATGGCTTTTTGTGGAGATCAGCGCCAATGGCTTTCAGGTATGCTATGAGCCAGCCGGTTTCTGTGGTGGTCACGGGGATAAATACCCGCGAGATGCTGGAAGAAGATCTGCGGTACGCCAATGAATTTGTCCCCCTTGCTGAGGAGGAAAAAGAGGAAATATTTAAAAATGCCATTGAACTGGGGAATTACGTGTGCAGGCAATGCAGTAAGTGTTTGCCCTGTCCTGAAGGCATTAATATACCTGAGATATTTAAGCTCGAGGGGTATTATGACAGGCAGATGAGGGATGGCGTAGTGAGAGATCCAGCGGAGTTTGCATTAAGGGACAGGCTGCGCTTTTGGTTTGGCAATGATAAGATGGCCAGGGAGAGGTACAGCCAATTGGATGTGAAAGCAGACAGATGTACGAAGTGCGGTCAGTGTATGACCAGATGCCCTTACAATATTGATATTATAAAGAAATTACATATAGCGGATTATAAGCTTGGCAACAAAGAGATTTTTTAA
- a CDS encoding CDP-alcohol phosphatidyltransferase family protein has translation MMLRHIPNALTIFRMLLVPVYIAVFFFSKGNSAFYALLVFLLAGITDVVDGMVARRYGFVTKFGTLADPLADKLMLVTVLFSLAAKNLIPFPILFIVVIKEVIMVAGAAFLYGKRKSAIKADKFGKMATVVFYIAVVAVVVKIPYAIYLMITAIVMTIVALVNYAKKFYMTIK, from the coding sequence ATGATGTTAAGGCACATCCCTAACGCGCTGACGATTTTTCGCATGTTACTGGTCCCTGTTTATATTGCGGTCTTTTTTTTCTCTAAAGGCAACAGCGCCTTTTACGCGCTTTTAGTCTTTTTACTAGCAGGAATAACCGATGTGGTTGATGGCATGGTTGCCCGAAGGTACGGTTTTGTAACGAAGTTTGGAACGCTGGCAGATCCCCTGGCAGATAAGCTCATGCTGGTGACCGTACTGTTTTCTCTGGCGGCAAAAAATTTAATTCCCTTTCCTATCCTTTTTATCGTCGTTATAAAAGAAGTTATAATGGTGGCAGGTGCAGCGTTTTTATATGGTAAGAGAAAGTCTGCTATTAAAGCAGATAAGTTCGGCAAAATGGCTACAGTGGTATTTTATATAGCCGTGGTGGCTGTGGTGGTGAAGATACCTTATGCTATTTATTTGATGATTACGGCTATAGTTATGACCATTGTAGCATTGGTCAATTACGCAAAGAAATTTTACATGACCATCAAGTGA
- the hcp gene encoding hydroxylamine reductase, which produces MSMFCYQCQETSKGVGCTLRGVCGKTEDVAKLQDLLVYTLKGIAICNVKAREKGVAEEKTDKFLIDGLFSTVTNVNFDKNYFVEKIKEALAIRDEIKEKLVQAGVRVDGLHDSTRWSPKSDEDLYAKAAQVGVLSTQDEDIRSLRELITYGVKGMAAYAYHAYALGYKDDSLFEFMEKALAATVDDTLSADDLVALAMETGKHGVDVMALLDKANTSTYGHPEITKVNIGVRKNPGILISGHDLKDLEELLKQTEGTGVDVYTHGEMLPAHYYPAFKKYSHFAGNYGNAWWQQDKEFESFNGPILMTTNCMIPPRDSYKDRLYTTGVVGFEGVKHIPVGPDGKKDFSEIIEHAKRCKPPVEIETGEIVGGFAHNQVLSLADKIVEAVKSGAIKRFFVMAGCDGRMKSRQYYTDFAKALPEDTVILTAGCAKYRYNKLGLGDINGIPRVLDAGQCNDSYSLAVIALKLKEVFGLDDVNKLPISYNIAWYEQKAVIVLLALLYLGVKNIHLGPTLPAFLSPNVAKVLVDKFGIGGITNVDDDIKMFMGA; this is translated from the coding sequence ATGAGTATGTTTTGTTATCAATGCCAGGAGACGTCTAAAGGGGTTGGCTGTACACTGCGAGGGGTATGCGGCAAAACTGAAGATGTGGCAAAACTTCAGGATTTGCTGGTTTACACCTTGAAAGGCATAGCTATATGCAATGTCAAGGCGAGGGAAAAAGGAGTAGCTGAGGAGAAAACGGATAAATTCTTGATTGACGGGCTTTTCTCTACGGTAACCAACGTAAACTTCGACAAAAATTACTTTGTAGAAAAAATAAAAGAGGCGCTTGCTATAAGAGACGAAATAAAAGAGAAGCTGGTACAGGCTGGCGTCAGAGTAGATGGTTTACATGATTCCACCAGATGGAGCCCAAAGAGCGACGAGGATCTTTACGCAAAGGCCGCACAGGTAGGCGTATTGTCTACTCAGGATGAAGACATAAGGTCATTAAGGGAGCTTATAACCTATGGCGTCAAAGGTATGGCAGCTTACGCATATCATGCTTATGCCCTGGGCTATAAAGATGACAGCTTGTTTGAATTCATGGAGAAGGCATTGGCTGCCACGGTAGACGATACCCTGTCAGCGGACGATCTGGTAGCTTTGGCTATGGAGACGGGCAAACACGGCGTTGATGTCATGGCTTTGCTGGATAAAGCCAATACCTCTACTTATGGCCATCCCGAGATCACAAAAGTGAACATAGGTGTGAGGAAAAATCCGGGTATCCTCATAAGCGGGCATGACTTAAAAGATCTCGAAGAATTGTTAAAACAGACTGAGGGCACAGGTGTAGACGTGTACACCCATGGTGAAATGTTGCCTGCTCACTATTACCCCGCTTTTAAGAAATACTCTCATTTTGCGGGTAATTACGGTAACGCCTGGTGGCAACAGGATAAAGAGTTTGAGAGCTTTAACGGTCCCATATTGATGACCACCAATTGTATGATACCGCCTAGAGACTCTTACAAGGACAGGCTTTACACCACAGGCGTTGTGGGATTTGAAGGTGTAAAGCATATTCCAGTGGGACCTGATGGAAAGAAGGATTTCTCGGAGATAATAGAGCATGCCAAAAGATGTAAGCCTCCTGTGGAAATAGAGACAGGAGAGATCGTCGGAGGGTTTGCTCACAATCAGGTACTGAGCCTGGCGGATAAAATAGTGGAAGCTGTTAAGTCGGGCGCTATAAAGAGGTTTTTCGTAATGGCAGGTTGCGACGGCAGGATGAAGAGCAGACAGTATTATACGGATTTTGCCAAGGCGTTGCCTGAAGATACTGTGATCCTTACAGCGGGCTGCGCAAAATACAGGTACAACAAGCTGGGCCTTGGAGACATCAATGGGATACCCAGGGTACTGGATGCAGGTCAGTGCAATGATTCGTATTCGCTGGCTGTTATCGCATTAAAGTTGAAAGAAGTATTTGGCCTGGATGACGTAAATAAACTGCCTATATCCTACAATATCGCATGGTATGAACAAAAAGCCGTAATCGTGCTTTTGGCTCTTCTGTACCTGGGTGTAAAGAATATCCATCTGGGTCCCACATTGCCGGCATTCCTTTCGCCTAATGTGGCAAAAGTGTTGGTAGATAAGTTTGGCATAGGCGGGATAACCAACGTAGACGATGATATCAAGATGTTTATGGGCGCGTAA
- a CDS encoding DUF362 domain-containing protein has product MGSKVLFASVKYNKYDADVTLPAKFGRLIDRMSQEMALEEVVKDKWTAVKMHLGRGIGYSTIHPLFVKLLVDKLKGYGAKVFITDQVVEGARNRGYTEELLGVPIVPVCGLMNRYYYEKEVDFKTFKNVDVGGYIHDAEVMINLSHVKGHGACGYGGACKNIAMGCVTDRTRQQIHGLEGGLEWDEELCIHCEMCVKSCNHNANSFDENGKYRVFYHHCTLCQHCVKVCPTGAIKMNAHQYEDFQKGMAICTEEVLKTFKPGHVFYINFLTNITALCDCWGLTTPSLVPDIGVMASQDIVAIERACLDAIKVEDLIPSGIPQGLELGQKGHLFERLHGKDPFVQLRELENRNLGTQEYTVEEVF; this is encoded by the coding sequence ATGGGTTCAAAGGTTTTGTTTGCATCGGTAAAATATAATAAGTACGACGCAGATGTTACTCTTCCCGCCAAATTTGGCAGGCTTATAGACAGGATGAGCCAGGAGATGGCTCTTGAAGAAGTAGTGAAAGATAAGTGGACTGCTGTAAAAATGCACTTAGGGAGGGGAATAGGTTATAGCACTATCCATCCTCTATTTGTAAAGTTACTGGTGGACAAATTAAAAGGCTATGGGGCAAAAGTTTTCATAACCGATCAGGTGGTAGAAGGAGCTAGGAACAGAGGCTATACTGAAGAGTTATTGGGCGTTCCCATTGTCCCTGTCTGTGGTTTAATGAACAGATATTATTATGAAAAAGAAGTGGATTTTAAGACGTTTAAGAACGTGGATGTAGGGGGATACATACACGACGCCGAGGTCATGATAAATTTGTCCCACGTAAAAGGACATGGCGCCTGCGGTTACGGAGGAGCCTGCAAGAACATAGCAATGGGCTGCGTTACAGATCGAACTAGACAACAGATCCATGGCCTGGAAGGCGGGCTTGAGTGGGATGAGGAACTGTGCATACACTGCGAGATGTGCGTAAAAAGCTGTAACCACAACGCCAACAGTTTTGATGAAAATGGCAAGTACCGGGTATTTTATCACCACTGTACTCTTTGTCAGCACTGCGTAAAAGTGTGCCCTACGGGTGCTATAAAGATGAACGCCCACCAGTACGAGGATTTTCAGAAAGGCATGGCGATATGCACCGAAGAGGTGTTGAAGACGTTCAAGCCAGGACACGTATTTTACATCAACTTCCTGACAAACATCACCGCTTTATGCGATTGTTGGGGACTTACCACTCCTTCGCTGGTACCGGATATAGGCGTTATGGCGTCTCAGGATATAGTAGCCATTGAACGAGCTTGCCTTGATGCCATAAAAGTGGAAGACTTGATACCATCAGGTATACCTCAGGGGTTGGAATTAGGTCAAAAAGGCCATCTCTTTGAGAGGTTGCATGGCAAAGATCCTTTTGTCCAGCTCAGAGAGTTGGAAAATAGGAATTTAGGTACGCAGGAGTATACAGTAGAGGAGGTATTTTAA
- the zwf gene encoding glucose-6-phosphate dehydrogenase, with translation MADMSCIMVIFGGTGDLTRRKLLPAIYNLYTDGLLPENFAVVAVGRRDYSHEVYRNLAREAVANFSRKSIDDEKWSVLAQRIYYKKSEFHDDQGYRSLKAFLDRLDTNYHTGGNRVYYLAVAPEYFEVIAGQLYAHDMAKNDKCWQRVVIEKPFGRDLKSAHYLNHKLSQVFDESHIYRIDHYLGKEMLQNIMVIRFANGLFEPIWNNRYIDNVQISIDETVGVENRGDYYERAGALRDMVQSHMLQLLSLIAMEPPVDLTTDSIRDEKVKVLKSLRSITRETVMDSVVRGQYGKGFVDGKPVVAYRQEERVSPDSNTETFVALKVHVDNFRWAGVPFYLRTGKRLADRSAKIVIQFKQLPGILYFKEYGPLEPNLLVIWIQPREGVYLQFNAKKPGQKYSIIPVHMDFCQNCALYNNSPEAYERLLYDVMRGDSTLFTRWDEIESSWRFVDSIVEAWHGRNDDVLIYPSGTWGPEAANELLKKDGFKWWNVTPQGVGGHTDL, from the coding sequence ATGGCCGATATGTCCTGCATTATGGTTATATTTGGGGGCACAGGGGATCTCACGCGGAGAAAATTATTGCCGGCTATTTACAATCTGTATACGGATGGCCTTTTACCTGAAAATTTTGCAGTAGTGGCGGTGGGCAGAAGAGACTACAGCCACGAGGTGTATAGAAATCTAGCCAGAGAGGCTGTTGCAAATTTTTCCCGAAAATCTATCGACGATGAAAAATGGAGTGTTTTAGCACAAAGGATTTACTACAAAAAATCTGAATTTCACGATGACCAGGGGTATAGATCATTAAAAGCTTTTTTAGATAGATTGGATACAAATTACCATACAGGGGGTAACAGGGTATATTACCTGGCGGTAGCTCCTGAGTACTTTGAAGTCATAGCAGGACAGTTATACGCTCACGACATGGCAAAGAACGATAAATGCTGGCAGCGGGTGGTGATAGAAAAACCCTTTGGCAGGGATCTGAAATCTGCGCACTATTTAAATCATAAGCTTTCCCAGGTTTTTGATGAAAGCCATATATACAGGATCGATCATTATCTGGGAAAAGAAATGCTACAGAATATAATGGTTATACGGTTTGCCAACGGCCTTTTTGAACCCATATGGAACAACAGGTATATAGACAATGTTCAGATCAGCATCGATGAGACGGTGGGCGTGGAAAACAGAGGGGATTACTACGAAAGAGCAGGGGCGTTGAGGGATATGGTACAGAGCCATATGCTTCAACTTTTATCACTAATCGCTATGGAGCCTCCTGTGGACCTTACCACTGACTCTATAAGGGATGAGAAGGTCAAGGTTTTGAAATCGTTGAGGTCCATTACTAGAGAGACCGTGATGGATTCGGTGGTAAGAGGGCAATACGGCAAAGGCTTTGTCGATGGAAAACCTGTGGTGGCGTACAGGCAAGAAGAACGGGTATCTCCTGATTCCAATACAGAGACCTTTGTGGCCCTTAAAGTACATGTGGACAATTTTCGCTGGGCTGGAGTACCTTTTTACCTGAGGACTGGCAAACGATTAGCTGACAGATCAGCCAAAATCGTAATTCAATTTAAGCAATTGCCAGGTATATTGTACTTCAAAGAGTATGGGCCTCTTGAGCCCAATCTCCTGGTCATATGGATACAACCCCGAGAAGGTGTTTACCTTCAGTTTAACGCCAAAAAGCCAGGGCAAAAATACAGTATAATACCTGTCCATATGGATTTCTGCCAGAACTGCGCGCTGTACAATAATTCTCCAGAGGCTTACGAGAGGTTATTGTACGATGTGATGAGGGGGGATTCTACCCTTTTTACCCGTTGGGATGAAATAGAAAGTTCCTGGCGTTTTGTGGACAGCATTGTAGAGGCGTGGCATGGCAGAAACGACGACGTACTGATCTACCCGTCGGGTACATGGGGGCCTGAGGCTGCCAATGAATTGCTTAAAAAAGACGGATTTAAGTGGTGGAACGTCACACCCCAGGGCGTTGGAGGGCATACTGATCTGTGA
- a CDS encoding valine--tRNA ligase: MKELPKTYDPSSFEDRLYKNWVDNGYFTASVDKSKKPFTIVMPPPNITGYLHMGHAIDNTLQDVLVRWRRMQGYNVLWLPGTDHASIATEVKIVEQLREEGLTKFDLGREGFLERAWKWKEKYGSRILEQLKKLGSSCDWTRERFTMDERCSRAVREVFYRLYKKGLIYRGDRIINWCPDCNTALSDAEVEYEEEKGHLWYIRYPFKDGSGSVTIATTRPETMLGDTAVAVHPEDGRYKDMIGKTLILPIVGREIPLISDEYVEREFGTGAVKITPAHDPNDFEVGLRHDLEAIKVIGDDGRMTEIAGQFAGMDRYEAREKIVKMLEQEGYLVKVEDHVHNVGHCYRCHTVVEPLISKQWFVSMKPLAEPALKVVKEGQVKFVPDRFSKVYINWLENIKDWCISRQLWWGHRIPAWYCDACGHTTVSIEDVEVCENCGSREIHQDEDVLDTWFSSALWPFSTLGWPEDTDDLEYFYPTNVLVTGYDIIFFWVARMIFMGLEFMGKPPFEYVFIHGLVRDEKGRKMSKSLGNGIDPLDVIEKYGADTLRFTLATNNSPGNDMRFSYDRVEASRNFANKLWNASRFVLLNIGDRPVRIPDVSKLGIIDKWILHRYNQLVLEVTENLEKFELGVAAQKLYTFVWNEYCDWYIELAKVNMAYDDDRAEVTRDVLRYVLDNTLRLLHPFMPFITEEIWLNIPHQGETIMRAQWPEHSDELIFEREADAIGILMDVVKEIRNIKAQVNVPPSKRVKAIVDADENASELLMDCKDYIMKLAGVSDIIFSDKAPEKTMTAVFEGGRIYIPLEDLIDISQELERLKKELSDVEKEIARSEKLLSNQGFLSKAPKNVVDAEKEKYQKYKNMWYNLKERISELER; the protein is encoded by the coding sequence ATGAAGGAATTGCCAAAGACCTATGACCCATCGAGTTTTGAAGATAGGCTGTATAAAAACTGGGTTGACAACGGTTATTTTACTGCTTCTGTAGACAAAAGCAAAAAGCCATTTACGATTGTGATGCCGCCTCCCAATATAACCGGTTACCTGCACATGGGCCATGCCATAGACAATACCCTGCAGGATGTGCTCGTAAGGTGGAGAAGGATGCAGGGTTACAACGTGCTGTGGTTGCCAGGCACAGATCACGCCAGCATAGCTACAGAGGTGAAAATTGTCGAACAGCTGAGAGAAGAGGGGCTTACGAAATTTGATCTAGGCCGGGAGGGATTTCTGGAGAGGGCCTGGAAGTGGAAAGAAAAATACGGGAGCAGGATTCTGGAACAGCTTAAAAAGCTGGGCAGTTCATGTGATTGGACCCGCGAAAGGTTTACCATGGATGAGCGCTGTTCCCGTGCTGTGAGGGAGGTTTTCTACCGACTGTACAAAAAAGGGCTAATCTATAGAGGCGACAGGATAATAAACTGGTGTCCTGATTGCAATACGGCCCTTTCCGATGCAGAAGTAGAGTATGAAGAAGAAAAAGGTCACCTCTGGTACATAAGATACCCTTTCAAAGACGGATCGGGAAGCGTTACGATAGCTACCACCAGGCCTGAGACCATGTTGGGCGATACAGCGGTAGCGGTTCATCCGGAGGACGGCAGGTACAAAGACATGATAGGTAAAACCCTGATATTGCCTATTGTAGGAAGAGAAATACCCCTGATTTCTGATGAATACGTGGAAAGGGAATTCGGTACAGGGGCAGTTAAGATTACGCCGGCCCATGATCCCAACGATTTTGAGGTAGGTTTGCGCCATGATTTAGAAGCTATAAAGGTCATCGGTGACGATGGGCGTATGACGGAAATCGCTGGCCAGTTTGCCGGCATGGATAGGTATGAAGCCAGGGAAAAAATCGTAAAGATGCTGGAGCAGGAAGGCTATCTTGTAAAAGTGGAAGATCACGTGCACAATGTAGGGCATTGCTATAGGTGCCATACAGTGGTAGAGCCTTTGATATCCAAGCAGTGGTTTGTGTCTATGAAGCCGCTGGCAGAGCCTGCGCTCAAAGTGGTCAAAGAAGGACAGGTTAAGTTTGTGCCCGACAGGTTCTCAAAGGTATATATAAACTGGCTTGAAAACATTAAAGACTGGTGTATATCAAGGCAGCTGTGGTGGGGTCACCGGATACCGGCATGGTACTGCGATGCTTGCGGCCACACTACTGTGTCTATAGAAGACGTTGAAGTATGTGAAAACTGTGGCAGCAGGGAAATACATCAGGATGAAGATGTGCTGGATACATGGTTTAGCTCTGCTCTTTGGCCTTTTTCCACGCTGGGTTGGCCAGAGGATACTGATGACCTCGAGTATTTTTACCCCACCAATGTGCTGGTAACGGGATATGACATCATATTTTTCTGGGTGGCCAGGATGATATTCATGGGGTTAGAGTTTATGGGCAAACCGCCTTTTGAGTACGTTTTTATTCACGGGTTGGTGAGGGATGAGAAAGGCAGGAAAATGAGCAAATCTTTGGGCAACGGCATCGATCCCCTTGATGTCATAGAAAAATACGGCGCTGATACTTTGAGGTTTACCCTTGCCACCAATAATTCCCCGGGCAATGACATGCGTTTTAGCTACGATAGGGTAGAGGCCAGCCGCAATTTTGCCAACAAGCTGTGGAACGCGTCCCGATTTGTGCTTTTGAATATAGGCGATAGACCTGTCAGGATACCTGATGTCAGTAAACTGGGTATAATTGATAAGTGGATACTTCACCGGTACAATCAGCTAGTGCTGGAAGTAACCGAAAACCTCGAAAAGTTTGAGCTGGGTGTAGCTGCTCAAAAACTCTATACATTTGTTTGGAACGAATACTGTGATTGGTATATCGAGCTGGCTAAAGTGAACATGGCATACGATGACGATAGGGCTGAAGTTACACGGGATGTACTGCGTTACGTGCTGGATAACACATTAAGGTTACTACATCCTTTTATGCCCTTTATTACTGAAGAGATATGGCTTAACATACCTCACCAGGGAGAGACTATCATGAGGGCTCAATGGCCTGAGCACAGCGACGAGCTGATATTTGAAAGAGAAGCTGATGCCATAGGTATTTTGATGGATGTGGTGAAGGAGATAAGGAATATAAAGGCGCAGGTAAATGTTCCACCTTCTAAAAGAGTTAAGGCTATCGTAGATGCCGACGAAAACGCAAGCGAATTGTTAATGGATTGCAAAGATTACATCATGAAATTGGCCGGTGTCAGTGATATAATATTTAGTGATAAAGCTCCAGAAAAAACCATGACAGCTGTGTTTGAAGGAGGCAGGATATATATACCCCTTGAGGATTTAATAGATATATCTCAGGAGCTGGAAAGGTTGAAAAAGGAATTGAGCGATGTAGAAAAAGAGATAGCTCGATCCGAGAAGCTTTTGTCAAATCAGGGTTTTTTGAGCAAGGCACCAAAGAATGTGGTGGATGCGGAAAAAGAAAAGTATCAGAAGTATAAAAATATGTGGTATAATTTGAAAGAGAGGATAAGTGAACTGGAAAGATGA
- a CDS encoding winged helix-turn-helix transcriptional regulator, with the protein MQDYYEKMECPDVECSIEKAMSILEGKWTFLIIKNLFDGKMRFGELKKSLGGISPKTLSQRLKELEQKGIIKRTAYPTIPPTVEYSLTEKGRSLKPIIIEMKLWGARWG; encoded by the coding sequence GTGCAGGATTATTATGAAAAAATGGAATGCCCTGACGTAGAATGCTCCATAGAAAAAGCCATGAGCATACTAGAGGGCAAATGGACATTTTTAATAATAAAAAACCTTTTTGATGGAAAAATGAGATTCGGCGAGTTAAAAAAATCCCTGGGGGGTATAAGCCCAAAAACCCTTTCCCAAAGGCTTAAAGAGTTAGAACAAAAGGGCATTATAAAGCGCACCGCGTATCCTACTATACCCCCCACCGTCGAATATTCTCTTACAGAAAAAGGCAGGAGTTTGAAACCTATCATAATCGAAATGAAATTATGGGGAGCAAGGTGGGGATGA